A single region of the Nitrospinota bacterium genome encodes:
- a CDS encoding NAD(P)/FAD-dependent oxidoreductase: MKKQPKDWLKGVLSAYDTVVIGSGLAGMTSANLLAKLGHKVLLAEHHYNMGGMATWFKRKGGHVMDISLHGFPCGMIKTLRKYWSKDISNRVIQLKNVRFDNPQFSINTSFDKVDFTHILRERFGILREVIDEFFTTVRDMNFYDEVVMTTRELFEKYFPGRTDVWRFLMEPITYANGSTLDDPAITYGIVFSNFMDKGVFTYQGGTDHLIKEMKQELLRNGVDIRTHCMVEKIYVDDKAVQGVRINGQDIHCKSVLSNSNILTTIEKLTGEEHFDPEFIKEVKKIRLNNSSCQVYMGIKKGEVVPNVGDLLFSSEADEYCTDKILSKDITSRTFSFYYPDIRPGTNRYSIVSSTNARYEDWANLSESQYKKDKHDLEQTTLDALEKYVPGIRKKVDHVEASTPKTFKRYTLHPSGTSFGTKFEGLKISRDLPNQIKGLFHAGSVGIIMSGWLGAANYGVIVANETDKFLRQLSPSLVTASA, translated from the coding sequence ATGAAAAAACAACCAAAAGACTGGTTAAAAGGCGTCCTGTCAGCTTATGATACGGTCGTGATCGGAAGCGGGCTGGCGGGAATGACTTCGGCTAACCTTCTGGCCAAGCTGGGCCACAAAGTTCTTCTGGCTGAGCACCATTACAATATGGGCGGCATGGCAACCTGGTTCAAACGCAAGGGTGGCCATGTTATGGATATTTCCCTGCACGGGTTCCCCTGCGGCATGATTAAAACCCTGAGGAAATACTGGTCTAAAGATATTTCGAATCGGGTTATCCAGTTGAAAAATGTACGTTTCGACAACCCGCAGTTTTCCATCAATACTTCCTTCGATAAAGTTGATTTCACCCACATACTGCGTGAGCGATTCGGTATTTTAAGAGAAGTGATCGACGAGTTTTTTACCACTGTTCGTGATATGAACTTCTATGACGAAGTGGTCATGACTACCCGTGAACTTTTTGAAAAATATTTTCCGGGTCGTACCGATGTATGGCGTTTTTTGATGGAACCGATCACTTATGCAAATGGTTCTACGCTTGATGATCCTGCGATAACTTATGGCATCGTTTTCTCAAACTTCATGGATAAGGGTGTCTTTACTTATCAGGGTGGAACGGATCACTTGATTAAAGAAATGAAGCAGGAACTGTTGCGTAACGGGGTAGACATTCGTACGCACTGTATGGTCGAAAAAATTTATGTGGATGATAAAGCTGTGCAAGGTGTTCGCATTAACGGTCAAGACATTCACTGCAAGTCGGTGCTCTCTAATTCCAACATTTTAACCACTATAGAGAAACTGACAGGTGAGGAGCATTTTGACCCGGAATTCATTAAGGAAGTCAAAAAGATCAGGCTCAATAATTCAAGTTGCCAGGTTTATATGGGCATTAAAAAGGGCGAAGTTGTGCCGAATGTGGGAGACTTGCTATTCTCTTCTGAGGCGGATGAGTATTGTACAGATAAAATATTAAGCAAAGATATTACCAGCCGTACGTTTTCATTTTATTATCCGGATATTCGTCCCGGTACAAATAGATATTCTATTGTTTCTTCGACCAACGCACGATATGAAGACTGGGCCAACCTGAGCGAATCACAATATAAAAAAGATAAACATGATCTGGAACAAACCACTCTGGACGCATTGGAAAAATATGTTCCGGGTATTCGCAAGAAGGTAGACCATGTAGAAGCCTCAACTCCGAAAACTTTCAAGCGTTATACCCTGCATCCTTCGGGCACATCGTTTGGAACCAAGTTTGAAGGACTTAAAATCAGCCGAGACCTGCCGAATCAAATCAAAGGGTTGTTTCATGCTGGGTCGGTAGGGATTATCATGTCCGGCTGGCTGGGAGCTGCTAATTATGGGGTGATAGTCGCTAACGAAACCGACAAATTCCTCCGCCAGTTGAGTCCGAGCCTGGTCACTGCTTCGGCTTGA